In Oryza brachyantha chromosome 2, ObraRS2, whole genome shotgun sequence, a single window of DNA contains:
- the LOC102713165 gene encoding F-box protein FBW2-like, whose product MGECGEYRCWEELLPDALGLIFRNLPLREVLTVVPRVCKSWSRVVAGPYCWQEIDIEEWRQQQGKPEQLVRMVEMLVARSCGSCRRISVSGLPGDPLFSFIGDHARALKTLEIPRSEISDAAVESVAPRLPNVTFLDISSCTKIGARALEAFGKNCKSLVGLRRVMHPTDVAGKACQHDEARAIACTMPRLRHLEMGYMVIATEAVLDILARCRDLRFLDLRGCWAVDDKFLQERHPGLRVLGPGVDDCFENSYLEECSDYSDDSSVYSWELMDDDDDDDYYAVGSDDEAIWDDGQGLENLEVRFYGGGFSESYAGFDWPPSP is encoded by the exons ATGGGGGAGTGCGGCGAGTACAGGTGCTGGGAGGAGCTGCTGCCGGACGCGCTGGGGCTCATCTTCCGCAACCTGCCGCTCCGGGAGGTGCTCACGGTGGTGCCCCGGGTGTGCAAGTCGTGGAGCCGGGTGGTCGCCGGGCCGTACTGCTGGCAGGAGATCGACATCGAGGagtggcggcagcagcagggaAAGCCGGAGCAGCTCGTCCGCATGGTGGAGATGCTGGTCGCCCGCAGCTGCGGCTCCTGCCGCCGCATCAGCGTCTCCGGCCTCCCCGGCGACCCGCTCTTCTCCTTCATCGGAGACCA TGCACGGGCACTCAAGACCTTGGAGATTCCTCGGAGTGAGAtcagcgacgcggcggtggagagcgTCGCGCCGAGGCTACCCAACGTCACGTTCCTGGACATCAGCAGCTGCACCAAGATCGGGGCGCGCGCCCTAGAGGCGTTCGGCAAGAACTGCAAGTCCCTGGTGGGGCTCCGGCGGGTGATGCACCCGACGGACGTCGCCGGCAAGGCGTGCCAGCACGACGAGGCACGCGCCATCGCCTGCACCATGCCGAGGCTCCGGCACCTCGAGATGGGGTACATGGTCATCGCGACGGAGGCGGTGCTGGACATCCTCGCGCGGTGCCGCGACCTCCGGTTCCTCGACCTCCGCGGCTGCTGGGCCGTCGACGACAAGTTCCTGCAGGAGAGGCACCCCGGCCTGAGAGTGCTCGGCCCCGGCGTCGACGACTGCTTCGAGAACAGCTATCTGGAGGAGTGTTCCGACTACTCCGACGACTCCTCCGTCTACTCGTGGGAGCtcatggacgacgacgacgacgacgactactACGCCGTCGGGAGCGACGACGAGGCCATATGGGACGACGGCCAGGGCCTCGAGAACCTGGAGGTGAGGTTCTACGGTGGCGGCTTCAGTGAGAGCTACGCTGGCTTCGATTGGCCGCCATCACCGTGA
- the LOC102713444 gene encoding polyadenylate-binding protein 2-like isoform X1 — MDEEEHEVYGQEIPEDGDMDGADVDMASGGDDAAKLQELDEMKRRLKEMEEEAAALRDMQAKVAKEMQGGPPGGDPSASTAEAKEQVDARSVYVGNVDYACTPEEVQQHFQACGTVNRVTILTDKFGQPKGFAYVEFLEQEAVQEALNLNESELHGRQIKVAPKRTNVPGMKQRPPRGYNPYHGYPYRSYGAPYFPPYGYGRVPRFRRPMRYRPYF, encoded by the exons atggacgaggaggagcacgAGGTGTACGGCCAGGAGATCCCGGAGGACGGGGACATGGACGGCGCGGACGTCGACATGGCCTCCGGCGGGGATGATGCTGCGAAG CTGCAGGAGCTCGACGAGATGAAGCGGAGGCTGAAGGAGATGGAGGAAGAGGCCGCGGCCCTTCGCGACATGCAGGCGAAGGTTGCCAAGGAGATGCAAGGTGGTCCACCGG GAGGGGACCCTAGCGCGTCTACAGCTGAGGCAAAGGAGCAGGTGGATGCTCGATCTGTGTATGTTGGAAAT GTTGATTATGCATGTACCCCAGAAGAAGTGCAGCAGCATTTTCAAGCTTGTGGCACAGTCAATAGAGTGACGATCTTAACTGACAAGTTTGGACAGCCAAAAGGTTTTGCTTATGTGGAATTCCTCGAACAAGAAGCCGTCCAGGAGGCATTGAATTTGAACGAATCTGAATTGCATGGCCGTCAGATAAAG GTGGCACCGAAGAGGACTAACGTCCCTGGGATGAAGCAGCGTCCACCACGTGGATACAATCCTTATCATGGTTACCCATATAGATCATATGGGGCCCCATATTTCCCACCTTATGGTTACGG GAGAGTTCCCAGATTCCGCCGTCCAATGCGCTACAGGCCATACTTTTGA
- the LOC102713444 gene encoding polyadenylate-binding protein 2-like isoform X2: MDEEEHEVYGQEIPEDGDMDGADVDMASGGDDAAKLQELDEMKRRLKEMEEEAAALRDMQAKVAKEMQGGDPSASTAEAKEQVDARSVYVGNVDYACTPEEVQQHFQACGTVNRVTILTDKFGQPKGFAYVEFLEQEAVQEALNLNESELHGRQIKVAPKRTNVPGMKQRPPRGYNPYHGYPYRSYGAPYFPPYGYGRVPRFRRPMRYRPYF, encoded by the exons atggacgaggaggagcacgAGGTGTACGGCCAGGAGATCCCGGAGGACGGGGACATGGACGGCGCGGACGTCGACATGGCCTCCGGCGGGGATGATGCTGCGAAG CTGCAGGAGCTCGACGAGATGAAGCGGAGGCTGAAGGAGATGGAGGAAGAGGCCGCGGCCCTTCGCGACATGCAGGCGAAGGTTGCCAAGGAGATGCAAG GAGGGGACCCTAGCGCGTCTACAGCTGAGGCAAAGGAGCAGGTGGATGCTCGATCTGTGTATGTTGGAAAT GTTGATTATGCATGTACCCCAGAAGAAGTGCAGCAGCATTTTCAAGCTTGTGGCACAGTCAATAGAGTGACGATCTTAACTGACAAGTTTGGACAGCCAAAAGGTTTTGCTTATGTGGAATTCCTCGAACAAGAAGCCGTCCAGGAGGCATTGAATTTGAACGAATCTGAATTGCATGGCCGTCAGATAAAG GTGGCACCGAAGAGGACTAACGTCCCTGGGATGAAGCAGCGTCCACCACGTGGATACAATCCTTATCATGGTTACCCATATAGATCATATGGGGCCCCATATTTCCCACCTTATGGTTACGG GAGAGTTCCCAGATTCCGCCGTCCAATGCGCTACAGGCCATACTTTTGA
- the LOC102713714 gene encoding 24.1 kDa heat shock protein, mitochondrial, translating into MASIVASKRIPLFRLVEQLLAASPAPGGAAYALRPVAVAGGSRGYNTGAQLRRYERDESDEDGGREYETRRRTGDTPVPAFFSDVFRDPFGAPQSLGRLLSIMDDLASPAGRATATLRRGWSAKENDEALHLRVDMPGLGKEHVKVWAEQNSLVIKGEGEKEADEGAAPPRYSGRIELAPEVYKMDQIKAEMKNGVLKVVVPKVKEEQRRDVFQVNVE; encoded by the exons ATGGCTTCCATTGTGGCGTCGAAGAGGATCCCACTGTTCCGCCTCGTGGAGCAGCTTCTCGCCGCGTCGCCAGCCCCAGGCGGCGCTGCCTACGCTCTCAGGCCggtggccgtcgccggcggctccCGTGGCTACAACACCGGCGCGCAGCTTCGTCGGTACGAGAGGGACGAGTcggacgaggacggcggccgCGAGTACGAGACCAGGCGCCGCACAGGCGACACCCCCGTGCCCGCCTTCTTCTCAG ATGTGTTTCGTGATCCGTTCGGTGCTCCGCAGAGCCTGGGGCGGCTGCTAAGCATCATGGACGACCTGgcatcgccggccggccgtgcCACCGCCACGCTGCGCCGCGGGTGGAGCGCCAAGGAGAACGACGAGGCGCTGCATCTGAGGGTGGACATGCCGGGCCTGGGGAAGGAGCACGTGAAGGTGTGGGCAGAGCAGAATAGCCTCGTGATCAAGGGCGAGGGCGAGAAGGAAGCCGACGAGGGCGCCGCCCCGCCGAGGTACAGCGGCCGCATCGAGCTCGCGCCGGAGGTGTACAAGATGGACCAGATCAAGGCGGAGATGAAGAACGGCGTGCTCAAGGTGGTCGTGCCCAAGGTGAAGGAGGAGCAGCGCAGGGACGTCTTCCAGGTCAACGTCGAGTAG
- the LOC102713986 gene encoding LMBR1 domain-containing protein 2 homolog A-like isoform X1 gives MWVFYLISLPLTLGMVTVTLRYFAGPGVPRYVIATVGYAWFCSLSFIILVPADIWTTLTGREKSGIGFFWSWSYWSTFILTWAVVPTIQGYEDAGDFTVKERLKTSVHMNLLFYSIVGAIGLFGLILLLVMHRAWDGGIVGFAMACSNTFGLVTGAFLLGFGLSEIPRNIWKNADWTHRQKVLSHRVAKMALKLDNAHQEYSNAIVVAQATSNQMSKRDLLRPYMDIIDKMLSQMLQDDPSFKPSGGRLGENDMDYDTDDKTMATLRRQLRRAHEEYYRCKSEYMTYVMEALELEDTIKNYERRDANGWKFVSSFRESRPGTLGSLLDTMEFIWRCVLRKQLQKGFAIVLGCMSAAILLAEATLLPSGVDLSLFSILIKSVGKQEVLVQVAAFVPLMYMCICTYYSLFQIGMLMFYSLTPRQTSSVSLLMICSMVARYAPPISYNFLNLIRLGGDAKTTFEKRMGNIDDAVPFFGRGFNRIYPLFMVVYTLLVASNFFGRVINFFGSWKRFKFQREEEDMDGFDPSGVIILQKERSWIEQGCKVGEQVIPLARNFNNVNTDVESGKVENSMEMKSGATSSRADGRVGQSKYANNRETIATKYSAIREQSRQPVKPLKKEISSTSVSLLEEGSSEQRSNTGAPVSSSAGISQTWATMKIGFQNFKANMGSKKFIPLRQDPGFAPHSNVSSPESLDEIFQKLKRRPAGLPVDYLDDDDDDNTGDMDLNFQDQ, from the exons atGTGGGTGTTCTACCTGATATCGCTGCCCCTGACGCTGGGCATGGTCACCGTCACGCTCCGCTACTTCGCCGGCCCGGGCGTGCCGCGCTACGTCATCGCCACCGTCGGCTACGCCTGGTTCTGCTCCCTCTCGTTCATCATCCTCGTCCCTGCGGACATCTGGACG ACATTAACTGGCCGTGAGAAGAGTGGCATTGGATTCTTTTGGAGTTGGTCATATTGGAGCACATTTATTCTAACATG GGCTGTAGTACCTACTATTCAAGGCTATGAAGATGCTGGAGATTTCACTGTTAAAGAAAGGCTGAAGACTAGTGTTCACATGAACCTTCTCTTTTATTCAATTGTGGGGGCCATTGGCCTCTTTGGACTCATACTGCTTCTAGTGATGCATAGAGCATG GGATGGTGGTATTGTGGGCTTTGCTATGGCATGTTCAAATACCTTTGGGCTGGTCACTGGTGCATTCCTTCTTGGTTTTGGGTTGAGTGAAATCCCACGAAACATTTGGAAAAATGCGGACTGGACTCACCGACAAAAAGTACTTTCTCATAGAGTAGCAAAGATGGCTCTCAAGCTTGATAATGCCCATCAAGAATATTCAAATGCAATTGtt GTTGCTCAGGCCACTTCCAATCAAATGTCAAAGCGTGACCTTTTAAGGCCTTATATGGATATTATTGACAAAATGCTATCTCAAATG CTGCAGGATGATCCATCTTTCAAGCCTTCCGGTGGAAGATTAGGCGAAAATGATATGGACTATGATAcagatgataaaacaatgGCTACACTTCGACGTCAACTTAGGAGGGCTCATGAGGAGTACTACAGGTGTAAAAG TGAATATATGACTTATGTCATGGAAGCCCTTGAACTAGAAGACaccattaaaaattatgaacgACGTGATGCAAATGGATG GAAATTTGTGTCAAGTTTCAGGGAAAGTCGACCGGGCACACTGGGTTCCCTTTTGGACACTATGG AGTTCATTTGGCGCTGTGTTCTGAGGAAACAGCTCCAGAAAGGATTTGCTATTGTTCTTGGCTGTATGTCAGCTGCTATACTGCTGGCTGAAGCCACTTTGCTTCCAAGTGGTGTTGATTTGTCCCTTTTTTCCATTCTTATAAAGTCTGTAGGAAAGCAGGAGGTTTTGGTTCAG GTTGCTGCATTTGTCCCATTGATGTATATGTGCATTTGCACTTATTACTCACTATTTCAGATCGGGATGTTAATGTTTTATTCTCTCACTCCGAGACAAACCAGTTCTGTCAGTTTGCTTATGATCTGCTC AATGGTTGCAAGATATGCACCTCCTATTTCTTATAACTTCTTGAATCTCATTCGACTTGGTGGCGATGCTAAAACTACTTTTGAGAAG AGAATGGGAAACATTGATGATGCAGTTCCTTTCTTTGGAAGAGGCTTCAACAGGATATATCCATTATTTATGGTTGTTTATACACTATTGGTTGCGAGCAACTTCTTTGGACGTGTGATTAACTTTTTTGGAAGCTGGAAAAGGTTCAAATTCCAGCGTGAGGAAGAGGATATGGATGGTTTTGATCCATCTGGAGTGATCATTCTGCAGAAAG AGAGGTCTTGGATTGAACAAGGATGTAAAGTGGGGGAGCAGGTTATCCCATTGGCAAGAAATTTCAATAATGTGAACACGGATGTTGAATCTGGAAAG gttgaaaattcaatggAGATGAAATCAGGAGCTACTTCCTCTAGAGCTGACGGAAGAGTAGGTCAATCCAAATATGCTAACAACAGAGAAACTATTGCTACTAAGTATTCAGCTATTAGAGAACAGAGTAGACAGCCAGTGAAGCCgttgaaaaaggaaatttCGTCAACTTCTGTATCTTTGCTTGAGGAAGGGAGTTCTGAACAACGGTCCAATACTGGTGCACCAGTCAGCTCATCAGCTGGAATTTCGCAAACATGGGCTACAATGAAGATCGGTTTTCAGAACTTCAAAGCTAATATGGGTTCCAAGAAGTTCATTCCTTTGCGCCAAGATCCAGGATTTGCTCCACATTCAAATGTCTCTTCGCCTGAATCACTTGATGAAATCTTCCAAAAATTAAAACGGCGCCCTGCAGGTTTGCCTGTGGATTAccttgacgacgacgatgatgacAACACTGGTGACATGGATCTAAATTTCCAGGATCAATGA
- the LOC102713986 gene encoding LMBR1 domain-containing protein 2 homolog A-like isoform X2: protein MRSDNLYVNRFVLSSIRETLTGREKSGIGFFWSWSYWSTFILTWAVVPTIQGYEDAGDFTVKERLKTSVHMNLLFYSIVGAIGLFGLILLLVMHRAWDGGIVGFAMACSNTFGLVTGAFLLGFGLSEIPRNIWKNADWTHRQKVLSHRVAKMALKLDNAHQEYSNAIVVAQATSNQMSKRDLLRPYMDIIDKMLSQMLQDDPSFKPSGGRLGENDMDYDTDDKTMATLRRQLRRAHEEYYRCKSEYMTYVMEALELEDTIKNYERRDANGWKFVSSFRESRPGTLGSLLDTMEFIWRCVLRKQLQKGFAIVLGCMSAAILLAEATLLPSGVDLSLFSILIKSVGKQEVLVQVAAFVPLMYMCICTYYSLFQIGMLMFYSLTPRQTSSVSLLMICSMVARYAPPISYNFLNLIRLGGDAKTTFEKRMGNIDDAVPFFGRGFNRIYPLFMVVYTLLVASNFFGRVINFFGSWKRFKFQREEEDMDGFDPSGVIILQKERSWIEQGCKVGEQVIPLARNFNNVNTDVESGKVENSMEMKSGATSSRADGRVGQSKYANNRETIATKYSAIREQSRQPVKPLKKEISSTSVSLLEEGSSEQRSNTGAPVSSSAGISQTWATMKIGFQNFKANMGSKKFIPLRQDPGFAPHSNVSSPESLDEIFQKLKRRPAGLPVDYLDDDDDDNTGDMDLNFQDQ, encoded by the exons ATGAGGTctgataatttatatgtaaataggTTCGTCCTGTCGTCTATCAGAGAG ACATTAACTGGCCGTGAGAAGAGTGGCATTGGATTCTTTTGGAGTTGGTCATATTGGAGCACATTTATTCTAACATG GGCTGTAGTACCTACTATTCAAGGCTATGAAGATGCTGGAGATTTCACTGTTAAAGAAAGGCTGAAGACTAGTGTTCACATGAACCTTCTCTTTTATTCAATTGTGGGGGCCATTGGCCTCTTTGGACTCATACTGCTTCTAGTGATGCATAGAGCATG GGATGGTGGTATTGTGGGCTTTGCTATGGCATGTTCAAATACCTTTGGGCTGGTCACTGGTGCATTCCTTCTTGGTTTTGGGTTGAGTGAAATCCCACGAAACATTTGGAAAAATGCGGACTGGACTCACCGACAAAAAGTACTTTCTCATAGAGTAGCAAAGATGGCTCTCAAGCTTGATAATGCCCATCAAGAATATTCAAATGCAATTGtt GTTGCTCAGGCCACTTCCAATCAAATGTCAAAGCGTGACCTTTTAAGGCCTTATATGGATATTATTGACAAAATGCTATCTCAAATG CTGCAGGATGATCCATCTTTCAAGCCTTCCGGTGGAAGATTAGGCGAAAATGATATGGACTATGATAcagatgataaaacaatgGCTACACTTCGACGTCAACTTAGGAGGGCTCATGAGGAGTACTACAGGTGTAAAAG TGAATATATGACTTATGTCATGGAAGCCCTTGAACTAGAAGACaccattaaaaattatgaacgACGTGATGCAAATGGATG GAAATTTGTGTCAAGTTTCAGGGAAAGTCGACCGGGCACACTGGGTTCCCTTTTGGACACTATGG AGTTCATTTGGCGCTGTGTTCTGAGGAAACAGCTCCAGAAAGGATTTGCTATTGTTCTTGGCTGTATGTCAGCTGCTATACTGCTGGCTGAAGCCACTTTGCTTCCAAGTGGTGTTGATTTGTCCCTTTTTTCCATTCTTATAAAGTCTGTAGGAAAGCAGGAGGTTTTGGTTCAG GTTGCTGCATTTGTCCCATTGATGTATATGTGCATTTGCACTTATTACTCACTATTTCAGATCGGGATGTTAATGTTTTATTCTCTCACTCCGAGACAAACCAGTTCTGTCAGTTTGCTTATGATCTGCTC AATGGTTGCAAGATATGCACCTCCTATTTCTTATAACTTCTTGAATCTCATTCGACTTGGTGGCGATGCTAAAACTACTTTTGAGAAG AGAATGGGAAACATTGATGATGCAGTTCCTTTCTTTGGAAGAGGCTTCAACAGGATATATCCATTATTTATGGTTGTTTATACACTATTGGTTGCGAGCAACTTCTTTGGACGTGTGATTAACTTTTTTGGAAGCTGGAAAAGGTTCAAATTCCAGCGTGAGGAAGAGGATATGGATGGTTTTGATCCATCTGGAGTGATCATTCTGCAGAAAG AGAGGTCTTGGATTGAACAAGGATGTAAAGTGGGGGAGCAGGTTATCCCATTGGCAAGAAATTTCAATAATGTGAACACGGATGTTGAATCTGGAAAG gttgaaaattcaatggAGATGAAATCAGGAGCTACTTCCTCTAGAGCTGACGGAAGAGTAGGTCAATCCAAATATGCTAACAACAGAGAAACTATTGCTACTAAGTATTCAGCTATTAGAGAACAGAGTAGACAGCCAGTGAAGCCgttgaaaaaggaaatttCGTCAACTTCTGTATCTTTGCTTGAGGAAGGGAGTTCTGAACAACGGTCCAATACTGGTGCACCAGTCAGCTCATCAGCTGGAATTTCGCAAACATGGGCTACAATGAAGATCGGTTTTCAGAACTTCAAAGCTAATATGGGTTCCAAGAAGTTCATTCCTTTGCGCCAAGATCCAGGATTTGCTCCACATTCAAATGTCTCTTCGCCTGAATCACTTGATGAAATCTTCCAAAAATTAAAACGGCGCCCTGCAGGTTTGCCTGTGGATTAccttgacgacgacgatgatgacAACACTGGTGACATGGATCTAAATTTCCAGGATCAATGA
- the LOC121053578 gene encoding REST corepressor 1-like, whose amino-acid sequence MHARERETTRRHHTSEARRLFHHGPLRLHDGPGMVMGRKNKARGAEVARCRRHRQGGGAAGVCAACLRERLSHLTSASASASASLPSVVRGEERASSSCCSGASTAYSSSSGGSSGASSAGSGSTTSPWAAQFRKEMMSGRGGGGGGRLSLLMRHERVLLDGDEVASVVRRMRERRQARISFWTKLLHATLGGGGGKKEGCSMAHSKALDQERSTTAAAKWILF is encoded by the coding sequence ATGCACGCGCGGGAACGAGAGACGACACGCCGCCACCACACCAGCGAGGCACGCCGTCTGTTCCACCACGGGCCGCTGCGGCTGCACGACGGCCCTGGCATGGTGATGGGGAGGAAGAACAAGGCgcgcggggcggaggtggcgaggtGCCGGCGGCACcgccagggcggcggcgcggcgggggtcTGCGCGGCCTGCCTGCGGGAGCGCCTGTCCCACCTGACGtccgcctcggcgtcggcgtcggcgtcgctgcCGTCCGTCGTGCGAGGCGAGGAgcgcgcgtcgtcgtcgtgctgcTCGGGGGCGTCGACGGCGTACTCGTCGTCGAGTGGCGGGTCCAGCGGCGCGTCGTCGGCCGGGTCGGGGTCAACGACCAGCCCCTGGGCGGCGCAGTTCCGCAAGGAGATGATGtccggccgaggcggcggcggcggcgggaggctgTCGCTGCTGATGAGGCACGAGCGGGTCttgctggacggcgacgaggtggcGAGCGTGGTGAGGCGGATGAGGGAGAGGAGGCAGGCGAGGATCAGCTTCTGGACCAAGCTGCTGCACGCGACGctgggcggaggcggaggcaagAAGGAGGGGTGCTCGATGGCGCACTCCAAGGCGCTGGACCAGGAGAGGagcaccacggcggcggccaagtGGATCCTTTTCTGA